The following are encoded together in the Methanosarcina flavescens genome:
- a CDS encoding DUF7847 domain-containing protein, with the protein MHEEFGTVLNRGFKTWVRNLNICIPYMLSSFISLILYLLFFVIMGLLFFTSSTGTIIDPATLSNEEIFAMLWGGFSKNLGLSVFLLLGVFLFAAFAQSYFTAGAIGMAKKASETGDTGISDMLVSGSKNTFRLFLAVLLTALILLVGIIFLVPGALAVGNLSALVENPEASIHGMTALVIGVILWTVYIVIVNLMLSLSSYALVIDELGPLEALSTSFIFFMNNKLDVFFMWLFTVGLVLINNYVGELAGPGNNLVAAVTLFIPPAVLQPFTAVLWTRLYMTRKGRKLYNPSELLSDPDSF; encoded by the coding sequence ATGCATGAAGAATTTGGGACAGTACTCAACAGAGGATTCAAAACCTGGGTTAGAAATTTAAACATCTGTATTCCGTATATGCTTAGTTCTTTTATTAGCCTGATTCTTTACCTCCTTTTCTTTGTGATAATGGGCTTGCTGTTCTTTACCTCAAGTACCGGAACTATTATAGATCCTGCTACTCTTTCTAACGAAGAAATTTTTGCCATGTTGTGGGGAGGGTTTTCTAAAAATCTAGGACTATCAGTATTTCTGCTTCTCGGAGTTTTCCTGTTTGCGGCGTTCGCTCAGTCCTATTTCACAGCAGGGGCAATAGGGATGGCAAAGAAAGCCTCCGAGACAGGGGATACAGGAATCTCAGACATGCTGGTTTCGGGTTCGAAAAACACATTCAGACTCTTCCTGGCAGTCCTGCTAACTGCCCTGATCCTGCTTGTAGGAATCATATTTCTGGTGCCCGGTGCCCTTGCAGTAGGGAACTTAAGCGCGCTGGTTGAAAATCCGGAAGCGTCTATACATGGTATGACCGCGCTGGTTATAGGAGTCATTCTCTGGACAGTGTACATAGTAATTGTAAATCTCATGCTTTCCCTGAGCTCATATGCTCTTGTGATCGATGAACTCGGGCCCCTGGAAGCTCTAAGTACTAGCTTTATTTTCTTTATGAACAATAAGCTTGATGTTTTCTTTATGTGGTTATTCACTGTAGGGCTGGTTTTAATCAACAATTACGTCGGCGAATTAGCAGGCCCGGGAAACAATCTGGTTGCAGCAGTTACATTATTCATTCCTCCTGCGGTTCTGCAACCTTTCACTGCTGTCCTGTGGACACGCCTCTACATGACCCGAAAAGGAAGGAAGCTATATAACCCATCAGAACTGCTTTCAGACCCGGATAGCTTCTGA
- a CDS encoding tetratricopeptide repeat protein: MRQRENFFHLKVAQCAALFPTIAEKGKGGLKTEAYPSRINNSLNELRDHCRAAISAFTALEQSGSQASLRLCLGKFLNECQSVSAILWRNNDKILGKTFRSVLSISGNSPLSPAGFSGLKAVIKGIEKEKNEGKEKTEGISGTEGKPAAFSYNMVTKSLTFHGENYEILPIFLAVRDLYASLPFFEELQYCTERLEKDPQDATALFQKAVLMYKTRRFETALQLTAQVLKIAPEDHRVWYNRGVILSELGRLEEALAAYDRTIELEPTFEVAWDNKGVVLARLGRFEEALETYEKIILKYPGYAEAWAGKGSILSALGREEEAFEAYSSALRIRPDYLEALTSAGSLLSRLSRLEEALKIYDKALELAPTEPRLWAARGFVLSEIGKHDEALQNCNQALELKPGFVPALETKVKILSEIQRQKARSSQ, encoded by the coding sequence TTGCGGCAAAGGGAAAATTTCTTCCACCTGAAGGTCGCTCAATGTGCGGCTCTTTTTCCGACCATAGCTGAAAAAGGCAAAGGAGGGCTTAAAACGGAGGCTTATCCTTCCAGAATAAACAATTCCCTGAACGAGCTTAGAGATCACTGCAGGGCAGCAATCTCAGCTTTTACTGCACTTGAGCAGTCCGGGAGCCAGGCGTCCCTGAGGCTGTGCCTGGGAAAGTTCCTCAATGAATGCCAGAGTGTTTCAGCGATCTTATGGCGAAATAACGATAAAATACTCGGGAAAACATTCAGATCCGTACTCTCGATCTCAGGCAATTCCCCCCTTTCTCCAGCGGGTTTCTCCGGGCTGAAAGCTGTGATTAAAGGAATAGAGAAAGAGAAAAACGAAGGAAAAGAAAAAACTGAGGGAATATCTGGTACTGAAGGAAAACCGGCAGCTTTCTCGTATAATATGGTAACAAAATCACTTACATTTCACGGGGAAAACTATGAAATCCTGCCTATTTTCCTGGCTGTAAGAGACCTTTATGCCTCCCTCCCGTTCTTCGAGGAGCTGCAGTACTGCACTGAAAGGCTTGAAAAAGATCCTCAGGACGCCACAGCCCTCTTTCAGAAGGCGGTGCTCATGTATAAAACCAGGCGGTTTGAGACTGCCCTGCAGCTTACTGCACAGGTTCTGAAAATCGCTCCTGAAGATCACAGGGTGTGGTATAACAGAGGCGTTATCCTCTCAGAGCTGGGCCGGCTTGAAGAAGCGCTTGCTGCTTATGACAGGACTATTGAGCTTGAACCGACTTTTGAAGTTGCCTGGGACAATAAAGGGGTTGTTCTTGCCAGGCTTGGCAGGTTTGAGGAAGCCCTGGAGACCTATGAAAAAATCATTTTGAAATATCCCGGATACGCTGAAGCCTGGGCAGGCAAAGGTTCCATACTTTCGGCTCTCGGCAGAGAAGAAGAAGCCTTTGAAGCTTACAGTTCCGCTCTTCGAATAAGGCCCGATTACCTTGAAGCCCTTACCTCGGCTGGAAGTCTGCTCTCCAGACTCAGCAGGTTAGAGGAAGCCCTGAAAATTTATGATAAGGCACTTGAGCTTGCCCCGACCGAACCCCGCCTCTGGGCAGCCAGAGGTTTTGTCCTTTCCGAAATTGGTAAACACGATGAAGCCCTGCAAAATTGCAACCAGGCTCTCGAACTGAAACCGGGCTTTGTTCCTGCACTTGAAACCAAGGTAAAGATACTCTCGGAAATCCAGAGGCAGAAGGCCAGATCTTCTCAATAA
- a CDS encoding leucine-rich repeat domain-containing protein → MELREIKDLIIKAKESNATMLDLSCQKPTSLPPEISKLENLKTLCISCNQLTSLPPEISKLENLTELEMSENQLTSMPPEIFKLKNLTSLDISNNQLTSLPPEISKLENLTSLDISNNLLTSLPPEISRLVNLKTLYIYGNQLTPLPPELSRLENLKTLHISCNQLISLPPEISKLVKLRTLYISYKQLTPKQLIPLPPELSRLENLTELDISDNRLNSLPPGLSRLENLKKLNISGNLLTSLPSELSRLVNLRTLYISNNQLTSLPPEISKLENLTELEIYGNELTSLPSELSRLVNLKTLNISCNQLTSLPPEISRLVNLKTLYIYGNLLTSLPSEISRLENLKTLDISNNQLTSLPPEISKLRNLKRFYIYGNQLTSLPPEISKLVKLKALDISVNELTLLPPELSRLENLIILNISVNKLTSLPPEIFKLKNLIELDISSNQLTSLPPEISKLENLTSLDISDNQLTSLPPEISKLKNLTSLNISCNQLTSLPPEILELGLDIKWKYHFLQEGIFLEGNPLENPPIEIVKKGREAVINYFKSLEYEKSDH, encoded by the coding sequence ATGGAATTGAGAGAGATCAAAGATCTGATTATAAAAGCTAAAGAAAGTAACGCGACTATGCTGGACCTTTCGTGTCAAAAACCAACTTCTCTGCCCCCTGAAATCTCCAAGCTGGAAAATCTTAAGACACTTTGCATATCTTGCAATCAATTGACTTCGCTGCCTCCTGAAATCTCAAAGTTGGAGAATCTTACTGAACTTGAGATGTCTGAAAATCAATTGACTTCGATGCCTCCTGAAATCTTCAAGCTGAAAAACCTTACTTCACTTGACATATCTAACAATCAGTTGACTTCGCTACCTCCTGAGATCTCCAAGCTGGAAAATCTTACTTCACTTGATATATCTAACAATCTATTGACTTCTCTGCCTCCTGAAATCTCAAGATTGGTAAATCTTAAAACACTTTACATATATGGCAATCAATTGACTCCACTGCCCCCAGAACTCTCAAGGTTGGAAAATCTTAAGACACTTCACATATCTTGCAATCAATTGATTTCGCTGCCTCCTGAGATCTCCAAGTTGGTAAAACTCAGGACACTTTACATATCTTATAAACAATTAACTCCAAAACAGCTGATTCCACTGCCTCCAGAACTCTCAAGGTTGGAAAACCTTACTGAACTTGACATATCTGACAATCGATTGAATTCACTGCCCCCAGGACTCTCCAGGCTGGAAAATCTTAAAAAACTTAACATATCTGGCAATCTATTGACTTCGCTGCCTTCTGAACTCTCAAGGTTGGTAAATCTTAGAACACTTTATATATCTAACAATCAGTTGACTTCACTGCCTCCTGAAATCTCAAAGTTGGAGAATCTTACTGAACTTGAGATATATGGCAACGAATTGACTTCTCTGCCTTCTGAACTCTCAAGATTGGTAAATCTTAAAACACTTAACATATCTTGCAATCAATTGACTTCACTGCCTCCTGAAATCTCAAGATTGGTAAATCTTAAGACACTTTACATATATGGCAATCTATTGACTTCGCTGCCTTCTGAAATCTCAAGGTTGGAAAATCTTAAAACACTTGACATATCTAACAATCAGTTGACTTCATTGCCTCCTGAAATCTCAAAGTTGAGAAATCTTAAGAGATTTTACATATATGGCAATCAATTGACTTCTCTGCCTCCTGAGATCTCCAAGTTGGTAAAACTTAAGGCACTTGACATATCTGTCAATGAATTGACTTTACTGCCTCCAGAACTCTCAAGGTTGGAAAATCTTATAATACTTAACATATCTGTAAATAAATTGACTTCTCTGCCTCCTGAAATCTTCAAGCTGAAAAATCTTATTGAACTTGACATATCTAGCAATCAACTGACTTCTCTGCCTCCTGAAATCTCCAAGTTGGAGAATCTTACTTCACTTGACATATCTGACAATCAATTGACCTCTCTACCTCCTGAAATATCCAAGCTGAAAAATCTTACTTCACTTAACATATCTTGCAATCAATTGACTTCTCTGCCTCCTGAAATATTAGAGTTAGGTCTGGATATTAAATGGAAGTACCATTTCCTACAGGAAGGAATATTCCTCGAAGGAAACCCTCTTGAAAATCCTCCAATAGAAATTGTAAAAAAAGGTAGAGAGGCCGTTATAAATTATTTTAAGTCTCTTGAATATGAGAAATCTGACCATTAA
- a CDS encoding tripartite tricarboxylate transporter permease yields the protein MEDISLFLLFLSVLGGYLLGIISGLLPGIHNNNFALALVALAPFLAEKGLSPFYVAVIILSNALSQTFHDIIPSIFLGAPDGDTALTVLPGHRLLIEGAGAEAVRLSALGSAGSVVASLIFVLPFSLFFKAVYPYIEAHMAAILILIVFLMLATEKGEDPNEKKGPLAKYKYKAFALVLFLITGVLGLFAFARESLMVPIVNFGEPSILLPLLSGLFGASQLIISLLTSSKIPEESVSALRLSRKRILRGILTGSAAGSLVAWLPGLSSAIAALLTGLVAKVDFDRIPLKKKVPEPELGRLKSSLYSDPYAGNPETLDSSKEFIISNSGVNTSNAIFGLVAFVVIGRTRSGAMVAIEDILGTNILDFPSLLLFFAAMVLTALLSYFSTIWIGDNAHLILKKVDYSKLCAGVLVGLAIMVYLFTGLFGFFIFVISTPIGMLASFMNVRKSHAMGVILLPVILYFL from the coding sequence GTGGAAGATATCTCCCTATTTTTACTTTTTTTATCAGTCTTGGGCGGTTACCTGCTTGGTATAATTTCCGGGCTTTTGCCAGGGATACATAACAATAATTTTGCACTTGCCCTTGTAGCCCTCGCGCCTTTCCTGGCTGAAAAAGGGCTTTCACCTTTTTATGTAGCCGTGATTATTCTTTCAAATGCACTCTCACAGACTTTTCATGATATTATCCCTTCAATATTTTTAGGGGCGCCTGATGGGGATACTGCGCTTACAGTCCTGCCAGGACACAGGCTTCTGATTGAAGGGGCAGGAGCTGAAGCAGTCCGGCTTTCAGCACTCGGAAGCGCAGGCTCAGTAGTTGCTTCCCTGATTTTCGTACTGCCATTCTCTCTTTTCTTCAAGGCTGTCTATCCCTATATTGAAGCGCATATGGCAGCGATTCTTATTCTAATAGTGTTTCTTATGCTTGCAACTGAGAAAGGTGAGGATCCAAATGAGAAAAAAGGTCCACTTGCAAAGTATAAGTACAAAGCTTTTGCCCTAGTGTTGTTTCTGATTACAGGAGTGCTTGGGCTCTTTGCTTTTGCCAGGGAATCGCTTATGGTTCCTATTGTTAATTTCGGGGAGCCTTCCATACTCCTGCCCCTGTTGAGCGGGCTCTTCGGCGCATCCCAGCTAATAATAAGCCTTCTCACAAGCTCTAAAATTCCCGAGGAATCCGTGTCTGCACTCAGACTTTCCCGAAAAAGAATTCTAAGGGGAATTCTGACAGGCAGCGCAGCAGGCTCACTTGTGGCATGGCTGCCAGGTCTCTCCTCTGCTATTGCCGCACTTCTTACCGGGCTTGTTGCAAAAGTCGATTTTGACAGGATACCCCTCAAGAAAAAAGTTCCTGAACCCGAACTCGGAAGGCTCAAGTCCTCTCTTTATTCTGATCCCTATGCCGGTAACCCTGAGACGCTTGATAGTTCCAAAGAATTCATAATTTCGAATTCCGGAGTAAATACATCTAACGCGATTTTCGGGCTGGTAGCGTTTGTAGTAATAGGAAGAACCCGAAGCGGGGCAATGGTTGCTATAGAAGACATCCTGGGAACGAATATACTTGATTTTCCTTCTTTGCTGCTTTTCTTTGCCGCTATGGTATTAACAGCCCTGCTTTCCTACTTTTCCACGATCTGGATCGGAGATAATGCACATCTCATTCTAAAAAAAGTCGATTACAGCAAACTCTGCGCAGGGGTTCTTGTAGGGCTTGCAATAATGGTTTATCTCTTCACAGGACTCTTCGGGTTTTTCATCTTTGTAATTTCAACTCCCATAGGCATGCTGGCTTCCTTTATGAATGTCAGGAAATCTCATGCAATGGGAGTCATCTTACTGCCTGTGATTCTGTACTTTTTATAA
- a CDS encoding ATP-binding protein → MLIKIAITGKGGVGKTTLSGTLARLLARDGYEVLAIDADPDMNLASSLGIENPPKPLTDFKDLIRERAGAEGGAFIYNPKVDDIASKYGVIGPDGVRMLVMGTVDRGGSGCMCPASAFLRALLRHLMYREKSAVILDMEAGIEHLGRGTTRGMDLMIVVVEPGARSLETAERIRKLSSEIGVKHLAAVINKGSSGKVNDKLEELGIPVLGEIPFDPMLMKADLEKRAPIEVGGEAVDAIVKIKEKLMEIVEEIRKEEASKK, encoded by the coding sequence ATCCTCATAAAAATAGCAATTACCGGAAAAGGCGGCGTTGGAAAAACAACTCTCTCAGGTACTCTGGCAAGACTGCTTGCAAGGGATGGATACGAGGTACTGGCAATAGATGCAGACCCGGATATGAATCTGGCATCTTCGCTTGGGATAGAAAACCCACCAAAGCCCCTGACAGATTTCAAAGACCTTATTAGGGAAAGGGCAGGTGCCGAAGGTGGGGCCTTCATCTATAACCCTAAAGTCGATGATATTGCGAGCAAATACGGAGTTATAGGCCCCGATGGAGTAAGAATGCTTGTCATGGGCACCGTGGACCGCGGAGGAAGCGGGTGCATGTGTCCTGCTTCAGCTTTCCTTAGAGCTCTTCTCAGGCACCTTATGTACAGGGAAAAAAGTGCAGTTATCCTTGATATGGAAGCCGGGATCGAACATCTCGGGAGGGGCACTACAAGAGGAATGGACCTCATGATCGTGGTAGTTGAGCCCGGAGCAAGATCACTTGAGACGGCCGAGAGAATAAGAAAGCTCTCTTCTGAAATAGGGGTAAAACACCTTGCTGCCGTAATTAATAAAGGAAGCTCTGGTAAAGTTAATGATAAACTTGAAGAGCTTGGTATCCCGGTGCTTGGTGAGATTCCCTTTGACCCTATGTTAATGAAAGCCGACCTCGAAAAACGGGCTCCTATTGAGGTAGGCGGCGAGGCTGTGGACGCCATAGTAAAAATTAAGGAAAAACTTATGGAAATTGTTGAAGAGATCAGAAAGGAAGAAGCGAGCAAAAAATAA
- a CDS encoding DUF169 domain-containing protein, with the protein MIELLKLETSPVAVALVPEGTEVPEKIKKIDESIRHCQMVDRVRKTGEEFYATLEDETCKGGAAALGLGKMPPKVESGEFYYETLKHFKTLEASRKTLEKIPRIEAGSKIASIYAPLESATFMPDVVVIICNAKQVMLLTQAILYNEGGRLEAEFAGKQSLCSDAVALPYLTGKMGITVGCSGSRSYTGIEESELTVGIPVNLLNDLIEGLRAIAGKAPAK; encoded by the coding sequence ATGATCGAGTTACTTAAGCTGGAGACTTCCCCTGTAGCAGTTGCCCTGGTGCCGGAAGGTACCGAAGTACCTGAGAAAATAAAGAAGATTGACGAAAGTATCAGGCACTGTCAGATGGTTGACCGTGTGCGTAAAACCGGGGAAGAGTTTTATGCAACGCTTGAGGATGAGACCTGCAAAGGAGGAGCAGCAGCCCTTGGTCTAGGAAAGATGCCTCCTAAAGTTGAAAGTGGAGAGTTCTACTACGAGACCCTGAAGCATTTCAAAACCCTCGAAGCCTCACGAAAAACCCTGGAGAAAATTCCCAGGATCGAGGCCGGGTCAAAGATCGCAAGCATATATGCACCACTTGAGAGTGCCACTTTCATGCCTGATGTTGTTGTGATTATCTGTAACGCAAAACAGGTAATGCTCCTGACCCAGGCGATTCTTTATAATGAGGGCGGCAGGCTCGAAGCTGAGTTTGCAGGCAAACAAAGCCTTTGTTCAGATGCCGTTGCCCTGCCCTACCTTACAGGCAAAATGGGAATAACAGTGGGCTGTTCGGGAAGCAGAAGTTATACCGGCATTGAGGAATCAGAGTTAACGGTCGGGATTCCTGTAAACCTGCTAAATGACCTGATAGAAGGTTTGAGGGCAATTGCCGGAAAAGCCCCTGCAAAGTAA
- a CDS encoding pirin family protein, whose amino-acid sequence MFTFCYSYLPLSGPINVVQNLCFQGYYPFQLIKIYILLKQLCNTWAAGGFKIRIIPAEARYYRDKGWVKSYFLLSYSDYYDPKNLNFGSLRAFNEFILEQGKGFSSHPHAEVEITTIVLEGEITHEDNMGNRGVLGKEEVQCITTGRGIEHSEFNRGKEPLRFYQIWISPYKNNLEPTYSKMKFEPSGWKNRLLPLASGQGFEDALKINADATVYRASLEKENKLHFNSKEGRFVFIYISTGELSVNGQSLGRGDQARFDEEETIHLETATFAELVLIDVPVNHGNI is encoded by the coding sequence TTGTTTACTTTCTGTTATTCCTATCTACCCCTTTCAGGCCCTATAAATGTAGTTCAGAATCTCTGTTTCCAGGGGTATTATCCTTTTCAGCTAATAAAAATCTACATATTACTTAAGCAATTATGTAATACTTGGGCAGCAGGGGGTTTTAAGATCAGAATTATTCCGGCAGAAGCAAGGTACTACAGGGATAAAGGCTGGGTTAAAAGCTATTTTCTTTTATCCTATTCTGACTACTACGATCCTAAAAATCTCAATTTCGGAAGCCTGCGGGCTTTTAATGAATTTATTCTTGAACAAGGAAAGGGTTTCTCATCTCATCCACATGCCGAAGTGGAAATAACAACAATAGTGCTTGAAGGAGAAATCACTCACGAAGACAACATGGGAAACAGGGGGGTTCTGGGAAAAGAAGAAGTGCAGTGTATTACCACAGGCAGGGGCATCGAACATTCGGAGTTTAACAGAGGAAAGGAGCCCCTGCGTTTTTACCAGATCTGGATTTCTCCTTATAAAAATAATCTGGAACCGACATACTCTAAAATGAAATTCGAGCCTTCAGGCTGGAAGAACAGGCTGCTTCCTCTGGCTTCAGGGCAGGGTTTTGAAGATGCCCTGAAAATTAATGCAGATGCGACAGTTTATCGTGCCAGCCTCGAAAAAGAAAATAAGCTTCATTTTAATTCAAAGGAAGGCAGGTTTGTTTTCATATATATCTCAACTGGAGAACTCTCTGTCAATGGCCAGAGTCTCGGGCGGGGAGACCAGGCACGTTTTGATGAGGAAGAAACTATTCACCTGGAAACGGCTACTTTTGCAGAGTTAGTGCTGATTGATGTACCTGTAAACCATGGAAATATATAA
- a CDS encoding tetratricopeptide repeat protein, with translation MTEENASTKMNKAKQEESEATGTTEEPEDPRKLLTKASETDNYEDKLRLYDKALTLDPLYFDAWIQKGFALDRTGKSKEALACYDKALEIDPENLGIKCLKGFAFNNLKEFEKSIESYDEVLKIKPDDVFSLYQKGLALENLDRYGEAMKCYDRALEIDPTDVLIREKQMRLLELIYKKGTMVNSPDSGYN, from the coding sequence ATGACAGAAGAAAATGCGAGTACGAAGATGAATAAGGCAAAGCAAGAGGAGTCGGAAGCGACAGGAACAACAGAAGAACCAGAGGATCCCAGAAAACTCCTTACAAAAGCCAGTGAGACTGATAATTACGAGGACAAACTCAGGCTATATGATAAAGCCTTAACACTGGATCCCTTATACTTCGATGCGTGGATTCAGAAAGGTTTTGCCCTGGACAGGACTGGAAAATCAAAAGAGGCTCTTGCCTGCTATGATAAAGCTCTTGAAATCGATCCTGAAAACCTGGGAATTAAGTGTCTCAAGGGATTTGCCTTCAATAACTTAAAGGAATTTGAAAAATCGATCGAGTCTTACGACGAGGTACTGAAAATAAAGCCCGATGATGTATTCTCACTATATCAGAAGGGCTTGGCTCTGGAAAACCTTGATAGATATGGGGAAGCTATGAAGTGTTACGACAGAGCGCTTGAGATCGATCCGACTGATGTTCTTATCAGAGAGAAGCAAATGAGACTTCTTGAGCTGATTTACAAAAAAGGAACAATGGTGAACTCTCCGGACAGCGGCTATAACTAA
- a CDS encoding DUF523 domain-containing protein produces MKKLDNCRYSQISENPTAGGDKEEVLVIGHCLLNPIVRVKGVKPAQPVDTRGANVIQLPCPEAMFFGMRRREITKDQLDHPAYRRFCREIFTHIADLLEDLSARGVNIKIVGVPKSPSCGVEITSVGGEPGKIKEFHHRHEPGPGVFMEEIMKELKKRNVKFEIEDAGK; encoded by the coding sequence GTGAAAAAGCTGGACAATTGCAGATATTCTCAAATTTCCGAAAACCCGACTGCCGGCGGTGATAAAGAAGAGGTTCTGGTTATAGGCCACTGCCTGCTCAACCCCATTGTAAGGGTGAAAGGCGTGAAACCCGCCCAGCCGGTCGACACGCGGGGTGCAAACGTTATCCAGCTTCCCTGTCCCGAAGCCATGTTTTTCGGCATGCGACGCCGGGAAATTACTAAAGACCAGCTCGACCATCCTGCCTACCGGCGCTTTTGCCGGGAAATCTTTACCCATATCGCAGACCTGCTCGAAGACCTCTCAGCCAGGGGCGTAAATATAAAAATTGTCGGCGTTCCGAAAAGCCCCTCCTGCGGCGTGGAAATAACAAGCGTTGGCGGAGAGCCAGGCAAAATTAAAGAGTTTCATCACAGGCATGAACCGGGACCCGGGGTGTTTATGGAAGAGATTATGAAGGAGCTTAAGAAAAGGAATGTAAAGTTTGAGATAGAGGATGCGGGAAAGTAA
- a CDS encoding TIGR00269 family protein: MTIKCKKCNNEAIIFQKYSGMHLCKKHFVEDVERKIKLTIRKEYSIRKNEVIAVALSGGKDSSVALYVVHKILGIRPDIEIVAISIDEGIHGYRPHSLELAKNLTEILGVRHIIKSFKDVHGVTMDELAAMDREKGTCSYCGVLRKNILNKTALEIGATKLVTGHNLDDEAQTILLNYFRGDMERMVRLAPPAAVEGLVLRAKPLRNIPEKEVALYALVNSLPVDFSECPYAGEALRGEIRELLNNFEAKHPGTKYSLLRGFDKLVGALSKEMPSAKIERCRICGETCTEDLCQACKLLGRS, translated from the coding sequence ATGACAATCAAATGCAAAAAATGCAATAATGAAGCTATTATTTTTCAGAAGTATTCCGGGATGCACCTCTGCAAGAAGCATTTTGTGGAGGATGTCGAAAGGAAAATCAAACTGACTATCAGAAAAGAATACAGTATACGCAAAAATGAAGTTATAGCCGTCGCTCTGAGCGGAGGTAAGGATAGCTCGGTCGCCCTATACGTGGTGCACAAAATTCTGGGGATCAGGCCTGACATTGAAATTGTTGCAATTTCTATCGATGAAGGAATACACGGATACCGTCCACATTCCCTTGAACTTGCAAAAAACCTCACTGAGATACTCGGGGTACGGCATATTATAAAATCTTTTAAAGATGTGCATGGGGTGACCATGGACGAGCTGGCAGCAATGGATCGAGAAAAAGGCACATGCAGCTACTGTGGTGTACTCAGGAAAAATATCCTTAATAAGACGGCGCTTGAGATCGGTGCAACAAAACTCGTCACAGGGCATAACCTGGACGACGAAGCACAGACAATCCTTCTCAACTATTTCAGGGGAGATATGGAGCGTATGGTCAGGCTTGCACCGCCTGCAGCGGTTGAAGGCCTGGTCCTGCGGGCAAAGCCCCTGAGGAATATTCCTGAAAAAGAAGTAGCACTCTATGCCCTGGTAAACTCCCTTCCTGTGGACTTTAGCGAATGCCCGTATGCCGGAGAAGCCCTGCGAGGGGAGATAAGGGAGCTTTTGAATAACTTCGAGGCAAAGCATCCTGGTACCAAATATTCCCTGCTAAGGGGCTTTGATAAGCTTGTAGGAGCTCTTTCAAAGGAAATGCCCTCCGCAAAAATCGAAAGATGCAGGATTTGCGGCGAAACCTGCACTGAGGATCTTTGCCAGGCCTGTAAATTGCTTGGCAGGTCTTAA
- a CDS encoding PASTA domain-containing protein, with protein MKAQLEQRLAELKAEYESGQKILKDIELKLAELEKRKKGLNETLLRISGAIDLLEEVLEGKEGTSEPEIRTGEGTVTGNLEVPNVVRQPLEKAVKILKESGFTAGEIVEQKGVFPIGIMIGEVLRQDPKPGMMLPAGSAVKLVVAAKGKFLPPEGRSMCGSFSDHS; from the coding sequence ATGAAAGCACAACTTGAACAGCGTTTAGCCGAGCTAAAGGCAGAATATGAGTCTGGGCAGAAAATCCTCAAAGACATCGAGTTAAAGCTTGCAGAGCTCGAAAAGCGGAAAAAGGGTCTTAATGAAACCCTCCTCCGCATTAGCGGTGCAATCGACCTGCTCGAAGAAGTGCTGGAAGGAAAAGAGGGCACATCGGAGCCAGAAATCAGAACAGGAGAAGGAACCGTAACAGGAAATTTGGAGGTTCCGAATGTTGTAAGACAGCCCCTTGAGAAAGCCGTGAAAATCCTGAAAGAATCCGGGTTCACCGCAGGAGAGATAGTCGAGCAAAAAGGAGTTTTTCCCATAGGGATTATGATCGGAGAAGTTCTAAGGCAGGACCCAAAGCCAGGCATGATGCTCCCTGCCGGATCGGCTGTAAAGCTTGTAGTTGCGGCAAAGGGAAAATTTCTTCCACCTGAAGGTCGCTCAATGTGCGGCTCTTTTTCCGACCATAGCTGA